A DNA window from Porphyromonas gingivalis ATCC 33277 contains the following coding sequences:
- a CDS encoding Spi family protease inhibitor — protein sequence MKRKYTRQLFPDRETLTLSRSALPPAIPASAFDIGDREGFVLVSSGTNVPTQILGYSREERFDYEPAPEQR from the coding sequence ATGAAACGAAAATATACAAGACAGCTCTTTCCCGACAGAGAGACTCTCACTCTTTCCCGATCAGCACTTCCTCCGGCCATCCCTGCATCCGCTTTTGACATAGGCGATCGGGAAGGGTTTGTCCTCGTATCCTCCGGAACAAATGTTCCTACGCAGATACTCGGTTACAGCCGAGAAGAGCGGTTCGACTACGAGCCGGCACCAGAACAAAGATGA